In Blautia wexlerae DSM 19850, a single window of DNA contains:
- a CDS encoding phosphoglycerate dehydrogenase produces the protein MFQYHCLNPIAEKGLGLFDEEYKKSEDLQECDAVLVRSAKMHDMELPESVKVIARAGAGVNNIPVKDCAEKGVVVFNTPGANANGVKELVLAGMLLASRDIVGGIEWVAKEKDQEDIDKLAEKQKKQFAGCEIMGKKLGIIGLGAIGAMVANAASALGMEVYGYDPYISIDAAWNLSRTIKHIKSLDEIYSQCNYITIHVPLLDSTKEMINKEALDKMKDGVVLLNFARDLLVDEDALIEALDSGKVKKYVTDFANHTVAGHKGILVTPHLGASTEESEENCAVMAVKEVRDFLENGNIKNSVNFPNCDMGTCVAVGRIAICHKNIPNMISQFTKILGAEGLNIADMTNKSKGEYAYTLIDLESVASREALDELKAIEGVSRVRVVK, from the coding sequence ATGTTTCAGTATCATTGCCTGAATCCCATTGCAGAAAAAGGTCTGGGATTATTTGATGAAGAATATAAGAAAAGCGAAGATCTGCAGGAGTGTGATGCAGTCCTTGTAAGAAGTGCAAAGATGCATGACATGGAGCTTCCTGAGAGCGTAAAAGTAATCGCACGTGCAGGTGCAGGTGTCAACAATATTCCGGTAAAGGACTGTGCAGAGAAAGGTGTGGTAGTATTTAACACACCGGGCGCCAATGCAAACGGTGTGAAGGAGCTTGTACTTGCAGGTATGCTCCTTGCTTCCCGTGATATCGTAGGCGGTATCGAATGGGTTGCCAAAGAGAAAGACCAGGAAGACATCGATAAACTCGCTGAGAAACAGAAGAAACAGTTTGCAGGATGCGAGATCATGGGCAAGAAGCTGGGTATCATCGGTCTTGGTGCCATCGGAGCAATGGTGGCAAACGCTGCTTCTGCACTTGGAATGGAAGTATACGGATATGACCCATACATTTCCATTGATGCTGCATGGAATCTTTCCCGCACCATCAAACATATCAAGAGCCTGGATGAGATTTATTCCCAGTGTAATTACATCACCATCCATGTACCTCTTCTTGACAGCACAAAAGAGATGATCAACAAAGAAGCATTAGACAAGATGAAAGACGGCGTAGTACTTCTGAACTTTGCCCGCGATCTTCTGGTTGATGAGGATGCTCTGATCGAAGCATTAGACAGCGGAAAAGTGAAGAAATATGTGACAGACTTTGCAAACCATACAGTAGCAGGACATAAGGGAATCCTGGTAACTCCACATCTTGGAGCTTCCACAGAGGAATCCGAAGAAAACTGTGCGGTAATGGCAGTAAAAGAAGTAAGAGATTTCCTTGAGAACGGAAATATCAAGAACTCTGTAAACTTCCCCAATTGTGATATGGGAACCTGCGTAGCAGTAGGACGTATTGCCATCTGCCACAAAAACATCCCGAACATGATCAGCCAGTTCACCAAGATCCTTGGTGCAGAAGGTCTGAACATCGCAGATATGACAAACAAGAGCAAAGGCGAATACGCTTATACTCTCATTGAT
- the serC gene encoding 3-phosphoserine/phosphohydroxythreonine transaminase translates to MSRVYNFSAGPAVLPEEVLKEVAEEMMDYQGTGMSVMEMSHRSADFQKIIDEAEQDLRDLMKIPDNYKVLFLQGGASQQFAAIPMNLMKNKVADYIVTGQWAKKAYQEAQKYGKANKIASSEDKTFSYIPDCSDLPISPDADYVYICENNTIYGTKFKKLPNTKGKTLVADVSSCFLSEPVDVSKYGIIYGGVQKNIGPAGMVISIIREDLITDDVLEGTPTMLKFKTQADAGSLYNTPNCYCIYVCGKVFKWLKKMGGLEEMQRRNIEKAKILYDFLDQSKLFKGTVVPEDRSLMNVPFVTGDKDMDAKFVKEAKEAGLVNLKGHRTVGGMRASIYNAMPKEGVEALVAFMKKFEEENA, encoded by the coding sequence ATGAGCAGAGTGTATAATTTTTCCGCAGGACCGGCTGTACTGCCGGAAGAGGTACTGAAAGAAGTTGCAGAGGAGATGATGGACTATCAGGGAACTGGTATGTCTGTAATGGAAATGAGCCACAGAAGTGCTGATTTCCAGAAGATCATTGACGAGGCAGAGCAGGATCTCCGTGATCTGATGAAGATTCCGGATAATTATAAGGTATTATTCCTTCAGGGCGGAGCTTCCCAGCAGTTTGCAGCAATCCCTATGAACCTTATGAAGAACAAGGTAGCTGATTACATTGTAACAGGACAGTGGGCAAAGAAAGCATACCAGGAAGCACAGAAATATGGAAAAGCAAACAAGATCGCTTCTTCCGAGGATAAAACTTTCTCCTATATTCCTGACTGCAGCGACCTTCCGATCAGCCCGGATGCAGACTATGTATATATTTGTGAAAACAACACAATCTACGGAACAAAATTCAAGAAACTTCCCAACACAAAAGGAAAAACTCTGGTAGCAGATGTTTCCTCCTGCTTCTTATCTGAGCCTGTTGATGTATCCAAATATGGAATCATCTATGGCGGTGTACAGAAGAATATCGGACCAGCAGGTATGGTAATCTCCATCATCCGCGAAGATCTGATCACAGATGATGTTCTGGAAGGAACACCTACTATGCTGAAATTCAAAACACAGGCAGATGCAGGTTCTCTTTACAATACTCCAAACTGTTACTGCATCTATGTATGCGGTAAGGTCTTCAAATGGCTGAAGAAAATGGGCGGCCTGGAAGAAATGCAGAGACGTAACATTGAGAAAGCGAAAATCCTCTATGATTTCCTTGATCAGAGCAAGCTGTTCAAAGGAACTGTTGTACCGGAAGACCGTTCTCTTATGAATGTACCATTCGTAACGGGTGACAAGGACATGGATGCCAAATTTGTAAAAGAAGCAAAAGAGGCAGGACTTGTAAACTTAAAGGGACACCGTACAGTGGGCGGTATGCGTGCAAGTATCTACAACGCTATGCCAAAAGAAGGTGTGGAAGCACTGGTTGCTTTCATGAAGAAGTTTGAGGAGGAAAATGCATAA